The nucleotide sequence TCATTCCATTTATCATACGTAATAGATGCAATGGCGTCATGTAAGTGAATGGACTCCTCATTACGACAAGCGACCGTGAACTTTTCTACAAATGGATGCTCGTATAAATCTGCAGCTACTAAGCGAACCATATCTTCAACAAAACGTGGGTTTTCATATGCTTGCTCTGTTACCATTTTTTCATCTGGACGTTTTAACACAGGGTGAATTCGTGCGCTTGCATTGCTTTCTGCAGCTTCTAAAAGCACTTCCTTCCAATCGTGACTGGTTTCATCAAAATCATCAGATAATTTTACAGACATCGAAACAATCCCACGTTGGTTATGTGCACTATACTCACTAATTTCTTTAGAGCATGGACATAGGGTCGTAATCGTTCCGGATAACCCTACTTCTACATCGTAACCTAGTTTTTCATCATAAGACACTTTTATCGAGGCATCGGCATGATTCAATCCCGTTAAGTCAGATGATGGGCCTTTTCTTTCAAAGAACCAAGGAAATGTGACTTCCATGGAAGCATCCGCTTGTTTGAGTCGAACCGCTAAATCTTTTGTGA is from Radiobacillus kanasensis and encodes:
- the folE2 gene encoding GTP cyclohydrolase FolE2, coding for MNTPNNNRKKQLPNKLQRHKLFGSVDPGPKTKPVEKNQMADLQNSKKDFLFEIDAVGISNVKHPIQITSQLQPQSQTTIGTFTFTSKINQDSKGTNMSRFTEQLTEYHSQNFVVSIASLKQFTKDLAVRLKQADASMEVTFPWFFERKGPSSDLTGLNHADASIKVSYDEKLGYDVEVGLSGTITTLCPCSKEISEYSAHNQRGIVSMSVKLSDDFDETSHDWKEVLLEAAESNASARIHPVLKRPDEKMVTEQAYENPRFVEDMVRLVAADLYEHPFVEKFTVACRNEESIHLHDAIASITYDKWNESR